A genomic stretch from Microcebus murinus isolate Inina chromosome 19, M.murinus_Inina_mat1.0, whole genome shotgun sequence includes:
- the LOC105859563 gene encoding testisin-like gives MGARACALLLALLLAWGDQEKKPEKQEADLLSGPCGQRTIPPRVVGGEDSVIGRWPWQGSLRHWDSHTCGASLLNRRWVLTAAHCFEDSSDPFSWSVQFGELSAMPSFWNLQAYYNRYQVQNIYTSPRYLGSTSYDIAMVKLSTSVVYTNHIQPICLLASTLEFENRTDCWVTGWGHIEEDKSLPYPYTLQEVQVAIINSSMCNHLYQQKDFRLDIWGDMVCAGYAEGGKDSCFGDSGGPLVCEKDGLWYQVGVVSWGVGCGRPNRPGVYTNVSQHFKWILKQMTRSGMPRPDPCLPLLLLTLLWAPRLLQLGA, from the exons ATGGGCGCGCGGGCCTGCGCGCTGCTGCTGGCGCTGCTGCTGGCGTGGGGGGACCAGGAGAAGAAGCCGG AGAAGCAGGAGGCCGACCTGTTGTCAG GTCCCTGCGGCCAGAGGACCATCCCGCCGCGCGTGGTGGGTGGAGAGGACTCGGTGATCGGGCGCTGGCCATGGCAGGGCAGCCTGCGTCACTGGGACTCCCACACTTGCGGAGCCAGCTTGCTCAACCGCCGCTGGGTGCTCACAGCTGCGCACTGCTTCGAAGA TTCGAGTGACCCCTTTTCATGGTCGGTCCAGTTTGGCGAGCTGAGTGCCATGCCATCTTTCTGGAACCTTCAGGCCTACTACAATCGTTACCAGGTGCAGAATATTTACACGAGTCCCAGGTACCTGGGGTCGACATCCTATGACATTGCCATGGTGAAGTTGTCCACCTCCGTCGTGTACACTAACCACATCCAGCCCATCTGTCTCCTGGCCTCCACATTAGAGTTCGAGAACCGGACAGACTGCTGGGTGACCGGCTGGGGGCACATTGAAGAAGATAAAT CTCTGCCATATCCCTACACCCTCCAGGAAGTGCAGGTTGCCATCATAAACAGCTCCATGTGTAACCACCTGTACCAACAAAAAGATTTCCGCTTAGACATCTGGGGAGACATGGTTTGCGCTGGTTATGCCGAAGGCGGCAAGGACTCCTGCTTC GGTGACTCAGGTGGACCCTTGGTGTGCGAGAAGGATGGACTGTGGTATCAGGTTGGAGTCGTGAGCTGGGGAGTGGGCTGTGGTCGGCCCAACCGGCCCGGTGTCTACACCAATGTCAGCCAGCACTTCAAATGGATCCTGAAGCAGATGACCCGGAGTGGCATGCCCAGGCCAGACCCCTGCCTGCCACTGCTCCTCCTCACGCTGCTCTGGGCTCCCCGACTCCTGCAGCTTGGGGCTTGA
- the LOC105859562 gene encoding serine protease 41-like codes for MGARACALLLALLLARGDQEKKPESQEADLLSGPCGHRDIIHPLVVGGVETVRGRWPWQASLRLDKGHHCGGSLLSRRWVLSAAHCFRRYYDPSMWLVQFGELTSKPTLWNLRAYISRYAVQDIIVNPSYNGVSFNDIALLRLATPVTYTKYIQPICVLSSTFMFQHRPDCWVTGWGVLSENDTSLPPPYKLREVQVTILNNTRCNELLEQPPDHSITQDSMFCAGAEDGSVDACKGDSGGPLVCDKDGLWYQVGVVSWGVGCGRPNRPSLYTNVSVYFTWIETMISCTPPRPDSSGLLLLLALLWSPRLLQLV; via the exons ATGGGCGCGCGGGCCTGCGCGCTGCTGCTGGCGCTGCTGCTGGCGCGGGGGGACCAGGAGAAGAAGCCGG AGTCGCAGGAGGCCGACCTGTTGTCAG GGCCCTGCGGCCACCGCGACATCATTCACCCGCTGGTGGTGGGCGGAGTGGAGACGGTGCGCGGGCGCTGGCCGTGGCAGGCCAGCCTGCGCTTGGACAAAGGCCACCACTGCGGAGGGAGCCTGCTCAGCCGCCGCTGGGTGCTCTCGGCTGCGCACTGCTTCCGGAG GTACTATGATCCTTCCATGTGGTTGGTGCAGTTTGGGGAGTTGACTTCCAAGCCGACTCTCTGGAACCTTCGGGCCTACATCAGTCGATACGCGGTGCAGGATATCATTGTGAACCCCAGCTACAATGGAGTTTCATTCAACGACATAGCCCTGCTGAGACTGGCCACCCCTGTCACCTACACTAAGTACATCCAGCCCATTTGTGTCCTCTCATCCACCTTCATGTTCCAGCACCGGCCCGACTGCTGGGTGACTGGCTGGGGGGTACTCAGCGAGAATGACA CATCTCTTCCACCTCCCTACAAGCTCCGGGAAGTGCAGGTCACCATCTTAAACAACACCAGATGTAATGAACTGTTGGAACAACCCCCAGACCATAGTATAACCCAAGATTCCATGTTTTGTGCTGGTGCTGAGGATGGCAGCGTAGACGCCTGCAAA GGTGACTCAGGCGGACCCTTGGTCTGTGACAAGGACGGACTGTGGTATCAGGTTGGAGTCGTGAGCTGGGGAGTGGGCTGTGGTCGGCCCAACCGGCCCAGTCTCTACACCAACGTCAGTGTGTACTTCACCTGGATAGAGACGATGATTTCCTGCACTCCACCCCGGCCGGACTCCTCTGGGTTACTGCTGCTCCTCGCTCTGCTGTGGTCCCCCCGACTCCTGCAGCTGGTCTGA